The Aeromicrobium senzhongii genome includes a window with the following:
- the ald gene encoding alanine dehydrogenase, which yields MKIGVPQEIKNHEYRVAITPLGVRELTSRGHEVVVQAGAGAGSTISDDDFVAAGATIVPDAESAWGTDGGVDLVLKVKEPVPEEYHRIREGQALFTYLHLAADRLLTEELLARRVTAVAYETVTDAAGRLPLLYPMSEVAGCLAPQVGAHSLMKAQGGRGVLLGGVGGVANAKVVIIGAGVSGQNAANIALGMGADVTILDTDLDKLRMSFWRYDNRVHGLASSELAIEQQVLEADLVIGAVLVPGAAAPKLVGNELVSRMKPGSVLVDIAIDQGGCFEDSRPTTHAHPTFPVHDSTFYCVANMPGAVPNTSTYALTNATLPYTIALAGHGWVDAMRADAGLAQGLNTYAGELTNAAVAAAVGLTSTDVDTVLASA from the coding sequence GTGAAGATCGGTGTTCCTCAAGAGATCAAGAACCACGAGTACCGGGTGGCGATCACCCCGCTGGGCGTGCGCGAGCTCACGAGCCGAGGGCACGAGGTGGTCGTCCAGGCCGGTGCCGGCGCCGGATCGACGATCAGCGACGACGACTTCGTCGCGGCCGGCGCCACGATCGTCCCCGACGCGGAGTCGGCGTGGGGCACCGATGGCGGCGTCGACCTGGTGCTGAAGGTCAAGGAGCCCGTGCCCGAGGAGTACCACCGCATCCGCGAGGGCCAGGCGCTCTTCACCTACCTGCATCTGGCTGCCGACCGGCTGTTGACCGAGGAGCTGCTCGCACGGCGGGTCACCGCCGTGGCCTACGAGACGGTCACGGACGCCGCCGGCCGCCTGCCGTTGCTCTACCCCATGAGCGAGGTGGCGGGCTGCCTCGCGCCGCAGGTCGGAGCCCACTCACTGATGAAGGCCCAAGGCGGCCGGGGAGTCCTGCTCGGCGGGGTCGGCGGAGTGGCCAATGCGAAGGTCGTCATCATCGGAGCCGGGGTCTCGGGCCAGAACGCCGCCAACATCGCCCTCGGAATGGGCGCCGACGTGACCATCCTCGACACCGATCTGGACAAGCTGCGGATGAGCTTCTGGCGCTATGACAACCGCGTGCACGGCCTCGCCTCGTCCGAGCTGGCGATCGAGCAACAGGTGCTCGAGGCCGACCTCGTGATCGGCGCGGTGCTGGTGCCCGGCGCCGCCGCCCCGAAGCTGGTCGGCAACGAGCTGGTGTCGCGGATGAAGCCCGGATCGGTCCTCGTCGACATCGCGATCGACCAGGGCGGGTGCTTCGAGGACTCACGGCCGACCACCCACGCGCACCCGACCTTCCCGGTCCACGACTCGACGTTCTATTGCGTCGCGAACATGCCCGGAGCCGTCCCGAACACCTCGACCTACGCCCTGACCAACGCGACCCTGCCCTACACGATCGCGCTGGCCGGCCACGGCTGGGTCGACGCGATGCGCGCCGATGCCGGCCTGGCCCAAGGACTCAACACGTACGCCGGCGAGCTGACCAACGCCGCCGTGGCCGCAGCCGTCGGGCTGACGTCGACGGACGTCGACACGGTGCTTGCCTCCGCCTGA